The genomic window AACCAAACGCCTTCCGCAATCAAGTGTGCATGAGCAAGACTAAGTTGCACCTGATTGACGACTAAGGGTTGTTTAACATGGGTTTTTAGCAATTCAATCTGGCTTGAAGTGTGGTTACTAACGCCAAAATGACGCACTTTTCCAGCAGCGTGGAGTGCATCAAAAGCCCGCGCAACTTCTTCCGGCTCCATCAATGGATCGGGACGGTGGAGTAAGAACAAGTCTAAGTAATCCGTTTTTAGCCGACGTAAAACCTCTTCTGCCGAGTGGACAATGTGTTCGTAGCTAAAATCGTATCGCTGTGGGTCTGAAGCATTTGGTTGCCCAGCAAACCGAATGCCGCATTTGGATTGGATGACCAAACGTTCACGTAGGCCGGTGTTTTCCGCTAAAAACGCGCCAAAGACCAATTCAGATTTGCCCCGTGTATAGATATCGGCATGGTCAAAAAAGTTAATGCCGGCATCAAGTGCAGCATGGATGGCAGCAAAGGCGCGTTCTTTAACTTCGGGCGTGATGGGTGCATCGTCCCACGACCCACCGAGGTTCATACACCCAAAACCAATTCGGGAGACGACCAAGTCAGTTTGTGCAATGTGGTATGTTTTCATTGGGTTTTATTACTGG from Rhodothermia bacterium includes these protein-coding regions:
- a CDS encoding aldo/keto reductase — encoded protein: MKTYHIAQTDLVVSRIGFGCMNLGGSWDDAPITPEVKERAFAAIHAALDAGINFFDHADIYTRGKSELVFGAFLAENTGLRERLVIQSKCGIRFAGQPNASDPQRYDFSYEHIVHSAEEVLRRLKTDYLDLFLLHRPDPLMEPEEVARAFDALHAAGKVRHFGVSNHTSSQIELLKTHVKQPLVVNQVQLSLAHAHLIAEGVWFNRNDGTSGLASGTLDYCQANKIQIQAWAPLAGGSLFDADAHTEPAKKLTATLIQELAEHHKTSPEAIALAWLLRHPAQVLPIIGTLNPARIRASAQADTLQMSREAWYRLFVVSQGVALP